GGTCATGGCTCCTGTTCTGACGCCGCCTCAGCGGACGTAGGTCTCGTGCTCCGCCGGATCCGGCTTCGGCTCGTCGGGGCTCCAGTCGATCGTCTTCAGCAGCGACTTGCGGCGCTTCTGCACGTCCTTGTCGAGGAAGGTCACCGCCTCCTGCATCACGTCCATCAGCCGGCGCGGCTTGCGCTTCATCTTGGTGTCGCTGAGCAGCGCGTGGGTGAGCCACGGGAAGACGGCCGTGACGTCGGTGTGCACGTACATGGAGCCGGCCTCCACGGCCTCCATGGACACCTTGCCCCAGGTGTGGCCCTCACCGGCCGGGCAGCTGGAGAGCGCGCCGTTGTCCACCGGGTCCACGCAGAACTGCACGTCGATGTCGAAGCCATCCGTGGGCACGCCGAGGATCTGGTCCAGCAGCGGCTCGCCCTGCAGCGTGTAGTTCTTGGGCACGCCGCCGCCGAGGATCCAGATGGCCATCTTGTTGGAGAAGTGGTGGCGGCAGTAGTGCTGGATCGCCGACATCCAGTAGACGTCGTCGTTGATGTCGATCTCGAACTTGAACTCATCGCCCATCAGGCGCTTGAGCTTGACGGCGTTGAGGAAGATGGAGCCGTCCTGCACGGCGCCCACGAAGATGGGCACGCCGTACTTGTAGCAGGTGGACAGCAGCGAGGGCTGCTTCACGCCGAGCTTCTTCTCGATGGCCTGGATGTTCTTGCCGAGCAGGTAGTGGAACTCGGGCGTGGTCATCTTGCGCTGGAACTCGGGGCGGCGCAGGAGGGCGGAGAAGAGCCGGTCGGTGTCCAGCAGGGCCTCCTCCCAGAAGCCCAGGTCGTAGATGCGGATGATGCGGGCCAGGCGGTACTGGAGGTCACCCGCGTTGGGGTTCACCTCGCGGATGGCGTGGCCGATGATGCGGTGGGCGTCGTGGTAGAGGTTGGCGCCGGTGGTGGTGAGCGCGGAGATGACGCCCTTCTCGATGAGCGGGATGATGCAGCTCTGGTGCAGGCCGGCCGGCGTCATGGCGCCCGAGAGCGTGAGGAAGATGGAGGCATCCACCTCCATGGAGCGGCGCATCAGCTCGAACGCGGTGCGCTCCTGGCGTCCCACGTAGGCCGAGAAGGCGTGCTCGAGCAGCTCGGTGGGCGACTCCTTGCCGGTGATGGGACGCGGATCCGCCTTGCGCGCTCCCGAGTAGTGGGCGCGCAGGTTCTTTCGGTTGTTCGAGGGGTTCTTTGCCATGGCGCGCGATCTACCACCGCCCGCGCGCCGAGGGGAGCACGGGTTTACTTGCGCTTCTTGCCCTGGGCGTTCTTGTCATCCGCCTCGGGAGTGCCCAGCACGCGCTCGCGCACCTGCTCGGCCGTCAGGTGCCCGGTGTCCGACACGACACACGACACGTACGCCAGCTCCGCCAGGACCCGCTTCGCCCGGGCGCGCACCGCCTCGTCCTCGGAGGACAGCAGCTCGGACGCGGCGGAGATGTAGCTGCTCGCCAGCGACTCGAAGAGGTACACGCGGTTCTCGATGGTGTCGTCCTTGGCCATGACGCTTCCTCCCCCGGGGGGACTCACAGGCTGGCGAATCCAAGGGTTATCCCACATCCTATGGATGGTAGGTGGAGCGTTCAACCCGAGGCCCCTGGAGTGATCGGTGATCGACTTGCATTCCCACACCACGGCGAGTGATGGCCAACACTCGCCCGCCGAGCTGCTGTCCCTGGCGGCGAGCGCGGGGGTGACGGCGCTGGCGGTGACGGACCACGACACGGTGGCGGGGCTGGCGGAGGCCGCGGAGGCGGCGAGGGCACACGGGGTGGAGCTGGTGCCGGGCATCGAGGTGTCCGCGTTCGTGCTGAAGAAGGAGGTGCACATCCTGGGGCACTTCGTGCGGCCGGACTTCCCGGAGCTCGAGCGCTTCGCGGAGCGGCTGCGGGTGGACCGGGAGCAGCGGATGGAGCGGATGGTGGAGCAGATGCGCAAGCTGGGCTTCCCGGTGCGGATGGAGGAGGTGCGGGCCATCGCCGGGAGCGCGCAGCTGGGGCGGCCGCACCTGGCGCGGCTGCTGGTGGAGCGGGGCTGGTGTCTGGACGTGAAGGAGGCGTTCGACCGTTTCCTGGGCGCGGGCAAGCCGGCGTGGACGGACCGGTTCAAGCTGGAGGGGCGGGATGCCATCCGGCTCATCCACCGCGCGGGAGGCACGGCCACGCTGGCGCACCCGGGCAGCTCGAAGCTGGAGCGCTACGACA
The sequence above is drawn from the Archangium gephyra genome and encodes:
- a CDS encoding deoxyhypusine synthase family protein codes for the protein MAKNPSNNRKNLRAHYSGARKADPRPITGKESPTELLEHAFSAYVGRQERTAFELMRRSMEVDASIFLTLSGAMTPAGLHQSCIIPLIEKGVISALTTTGANLYHDAHRIIGHAIREVNPNAGDLQYRLARIIRIYDLGFWEEALLDTDRLFSALLRRPEFQRKMTTPEFHYLLGKNIQAIEKKLGVKQPSLLSTCYKYGVPIFVGAVQDGSIFLNAVKLKRLMGDEFKFEIDINDDVYWMSAIQHYCRHHFSNKMAIWILGGGVPKNYTLQGEPLLDQILGVPTDGFDIDVQFCVDPVDNGALSSCPAGEGHTWGKVSMEAVEAGSMYVHTDVTAVFPWLTHALLSDTKMKRKPRRLMDVMQEAVTFLDKDVQKRRKSLLKTIDWSPDEPKPDPAEHETYVR
- a CDS encoding PHP domain-containing protein, which codes for MIDLHSHTTASDGQHSPAELLSLAASAGVTALAVTDHDTVAGLAEAAEAARAHGVELVPGIEVSAFVLKKEVHILGHFVRPDFPELERFAERLRVDREQRMERMVEQMRKLGFPVRMEEVRAIAGSAQLGRPHLARLLVERGWCLDVKEAFDRFLGAGKPAWTDRFKLEGRDAIRLIHRAGGTATLAHPGSSKLERYDILQLAREGLDGLEALHTDHNPSVRERYLKFAKEFDLVTTGGSDFHGEQVTPGRRPGDSTTPPENFAKLRARATSARA